The nucleotide window TGTTAAGGGTAACCCTGTTCATGCCAAGTGCGTTAATGCTCATGGAAGGCACACTCATACTAGGCCTGTTGTGAACTGTCTGCTGCCATAGTTATATATGATGTTATGCAACATACCTTATTGTTCAACAATAAACTATAGGGTGGGTTGGGAGGAAGGAGAGAATTGTTGTACCATTATTCTCAACTGTTATAGGTTTATAGCTATTTCGCTATTTTTGGGAATTACTAGATTCAAGGCTTATGGATACAGACACAGTTTCTGTAACCAATAACTAGTGAAAAGCCACAAacagatttttcttttcttgatagGTTCAATAGCCACAATAAAATATTTATGCAAAACATTCTGATCAACTGTTGTAGGTTTATATTTGTATCGCTTTTTAGGGAATCACCAGACTCGAGGCTTATGGATACAAATGAATTAACGAATAACTAATTAGAGCCACAGTTAATTCTTTTTCCGATAAGCTCGGAAGCTACTTTTATCTTTGTATGCAACATTATATCTGAATTAGAGGGACAAAATAAATCCTAGAGCATTTCATTCGGACCTTTAGTATTTTACAGTACAATCACAATATTAGAGTTGGAACTTATGTACAAAACCGCAAATCTTTACCAGCCTAACATAAAAGATACAATTAATTGTCAGAACAAGAAGTCAGATAGAAAATAGAACTTTGATATAGAATCAAATTAATAAGATCTATTGTCCAGCATTCTCTTTCTCCATTGTGTAACTAATCATAACACCAGAACCATATAATAAGATAAGAATAGTGAAGTTTAGATTCAACATATGCAGATAGCAGCAAGTGATTATAAAGTATAAACAATATCAAATTCTGTTCTATACAAGAGAATATTTTACTTGCACGATAGAAAAAGTACCAGTTTCTGTATGTCTGCAATTAAATGATGTTGCGCCATCTCAACTCTTACAAGAACCGAAGCACCTAAAGAGTGTTTGGCACCTCCAGTTATATCTCACATGAATCAGAGCGGCCAAAGAGTGCATAACGGTTATTGGCAACATTATCATATGCAAAGTCTCGAATGAATCTGCTAAAATGAGGGAAGAATTAAGCACCAAAAGATGAAGCAATTACTCCACTAAGTTAAAACTGGGATCAGAACAGTGAAAACTTACAGAGGCACAAATTGTAAGAAAAAAGCTAGCTGAGGGAAAGGCAAGTTAATGTACTCCATAATCTTCAGAACAGCTTCGGATTTCACATAAGACCTGAAATGAATACAGTCTTCACTAGTTACTCATTCCGTGATTACTGCCATATTTAGTATGCGTCTGGACAAAATTTGAGTTAACTGAGAAAAAATTGAAGTCGAAGTTGAAAAAAGTTTGTGTTAGTTTGTTTGTGCACCAAGTATAAAGTTATGATCCTTATCCCACCCTCGCCCtcccacccaaaaaaaaaacaagaataaaCTTGGTTCAGCATTAGAGCCATGTTAGATAGCATACATATCCCTTTTTAATTGGAACATACAGCATACCTATCTTTTTCAACAAGCACAACACTTGAAATATCATCAGGAGCTCTGCCGGATCTCCTCAACAGATTTTTCCCTGCTTCACTTTGTAAAGCTTCATACCTTATTCTCCTGGATATCGACGAAATGTGGAATTAAAGGAGTAGTAACCTTGATATGaatcaaaaaataaggaacatcAACTGATGATGATTACATTAAGAAGCCTGACTAGTAAGGGTCGATAGCATTCCCTTCTCTAATTAGATGAGCTCAGATAGTTTCTCTTAGCAGACTCTTTTTAATAAGCTATGCCAGCCTCTTATTCATCAAATAGTTAACAGACAACGACTTTTGACCTGGGCTCACCAtttcaagttcccttctatattCTATCTGAAGTAGAATATTACCAAATATATTTAGAAAAATATGCAGCAGAGGGAGCTCTCAAACACTAACCAAGACAGTAAGAGTATGATAGAACAAACATTAAGGGTAAACATAAGGTAAATTTCTGAAAGCAGAACTAGCACATAGCTCTAGTCACAACACATAACTTTGTAAACCAGCTAGAATATCTGATCAAGAGCCATCAAATTTGCTGAGACAGATATCttctttcatataaaaataaaccATACTTAAAGTGCTAGATTGTACAGAGGGAAGGAAGTTTGAATGTAGACATCCTTTCAGCCAAAAACAAGAAAAGGTGAGAACACCAACCTTGTACCATCATTATCACGGACAAATTTTACACCTCCATTGCACAGGTTACACACGCCTGCAAGACATGCAAAACATTTCTTAGTTTCATGCGCTCTGTGTCCAAAACCACCAAACAGAGGATTACTACACTATCCGAGATCGATTATCATAAATTTTAAACTTGCATATCATGATAACATGGAGAAATTCTGAGGCTTGGAATAGTTGCGGTCAAAACTTGAAAATTTGTTTCAAATACATcaacagagacaaaataaaaatgatgacAAATTTGTGATTGAGAATTGACAAATTCATAAAAGGCAGGCAGCAAGTTGAACATTAGGTAGGGATACTTATGTTGTGCAACAAGAAGCATGAAAAATACCTAAAGTCACATTCTTGTTAAATAAACAGCAAGAAGACTCAATCATTTTATGGTAAAAACCTTTTTTTCCCTCTCTGAAAGGTAAATTTATTCAATAAAATAGTACCAAGGAGGTATTAAACAGTAGAAAATTAATTGCTAAATGCCTGATCTTGCTCCGCAGCATTAAAACCCCTTCCTTTCACCACAATTTATAATATATAACATCTATTCCTAATTgaactgaaaaaagaaaagtgaTGTAAAAAATCAAGGGTATTGGAAAAATAGGAGTATAAACCATACTACATGTAACCATACCATCGAATAACATAATAGGGCGATTATCACCCTCAAAGAAACTTGCAGTTGCCTTCACCCAATCCACCGTCTCACGGCTGCTACTGCTGGTGGTCGGCGGAGTCGATAAAGTCGCAAACGGAGTAAATTGCCGGCGAAATCTAGCATGAGCCGACGGAGTTACAGTTAAACCTGCGAACCTCGCGGGAGCAGTGAACGCCATGTTCATTGGAACCAATTTCAAAAATAAGTTTGCCAGATAAAAAAAAGGTAGTTAAAATTAGCCCTTGCCTCTGCTCTTAAAATTCTTCTTGGAATGCAATTTACATCAAACACTAGTTCCCCAATTCTTTAAAGGGAGCTCCAATTTACTAATCACTGAGAATGTACATAATATGGCCACGTGGAATTACCAATACCGCTTactactttttaataaaaccaaTTAAGACGTGGGCCTTTGATATTTTGTTGTGGCGAAGTGCAATTTAGcaaaaaaaatgcagaaatatgaTGTATTTTTTGGGGTGGTCTTTAAATTTTAATTACTGTTTGCCTCATGGACATAACTTcaaagttaaaagttaaaatttttgtCCATAAGCAAATATTTGTTAAAATTGAAGTTATGCTCCTAAGGCAAGCTAAGATAAAAATTTAAGACCATCCACCTTAGCTACTTGCATACTTTAGCTACTTTTAGGTCAATTGACCGCCCTTCGTCGAAAATTTACACggtatatataggtaaaatattagattttagtgCTATATAACATATATTTAATATCCTTTATTGGAGATTTTTTATActtttttcaagtttgaacaccctaaATGAAATTTCTGGTTTCGCCACTTATTGCTACTTAAAACATAGTGTTAATAGTTGCTGAACAAAATACCTCTATCATTAGACATGCATTCCATAAATCCTAAGCATCTAAGAAGACGATAATGTACAACCAATTTTTCCTTTCGAAATAATTGCTAAATAAGATATCTCcataattgaatatatattccaTAAACTTTCAACCGTTCGACTTTAAAAGTTTCGAACTCCACTAGCAGCAGGTGGAAATACACACAAATTTCCTGAAGTTTATGTTGTTACATTTCAACTACTTTGAGCCTTTGCGGCATTTTTTAAGCTCCGACTATTTTTCAATTAGTACTTTATAAATACTGGCAATATTCCAACGAGTCCGAAACTTTTTTGATgcttttttggacaaaaaacacGTTTCTAATGCTAAAAAAAAAGGTTACGTAATTAcgtaaaacgcagtactatactgcgttttactttaacggaaaGTTGGTCGTTAAAGTAAAACGCTGTATAGTACTGcgtattatttttaaatttttttttactaattcGCAGTACTACTTAAAATCTGGGCCCAGCTTTGTTTATTAAAGCACCACAGAGCCGACGAATCCCATTAAAAAATTTCGGATTCTGCTggtccccctccccccccccccccataaaagtaaaaaaaaaaatttgggccgCACCCGTCACCTAAATAGTAAGGAGTTTAGGTCCCACACACAAGACAAgctttggattccttctttcgggtgcaaaaattcgatttcaatcaaattcaaaaaacttaaatcgaggtatttcga belongs to Nicotiana tabacum cultivar K326 chromosome 6, ASM71507v2, whole genome shotgun sequence and includes:
- the LOC107771628 gene encoding DCC family protein At1g52590, chloroplastic-like yields the protein MNMAFTAPARFAGLTVTPSAHARFRRQFTPFATLSTPPTTSSSSRETVDWVKATASFFEGDNRPIMLFDGVCNLCNGGVKFVRDNDGTRRIRYEALQSEAGKNLLRRSGRAPDDISSVVLVEKDRSYVKSEAVLKIMEYINLPFPQLAFFLQFVPLFIRDFAYDNVANNRYALFGRSDSCEI